A genome region from Pseudoalteromonas tetraodonis includes the following:
- the mraZ gene encoding division/cell wall cluster transcriptional repressor MraZ → MFRGASSLSLDDKGRFAVPTKYRDTLLSEDQGTVICTVALNEPCLWLYPLAEWLEIESRLAKISNMNPRARRMQRMLLGNATEYQLDKNGRILLAPSLRSHAELGKKIMLVGLMNKFEIWDEARWHEQMRQDTELERLGDFEPNDDLDNFTL, encoded by the coding sequence ATGTTTCGTGGCGCAAGTTCACTGAGTTTGGATGATAAAGGACGTTTTGCGGTACCGACAAAGTACCGAGATACGCTATTGTCTGAAGATCAGGGAACGGTAATTTGCACAGTTGCACTCAATGAGCCTTGCCTTTGGTTATACCCTCTTGCTGAATGGCTAGAAATAGAAAGCCGTTTAGCAAAAATATCTAATATGAATCCTAGAGCACGACGGATGCAACGTATGTTGTTAGGTAATGCGACAGAATATCAGCTTGATAAAAACGGTCGAATTTTGTTGGCGCCTTCATTGCGCTCACATGCAGAACTTGGCAAAAAAATTATGCTGGTGGGTTTAATGAATAAATTTGAAATTTGGGATGAAGCACGTTGGCACGAGCAGATGCGCCAAGACACTGAGCTTGAAAGGCTCGGTGATTTTGAACCGAATGACGATTTAGATAACTTCACCCTCTAG
- the rsmH gene encoding 16S rRNA (cytosine(1402)-N(4))-methyltransferase RsmH, whose translation MTAQFEHVSVLMDETIDALAIKPDGIYMDGTFGRGGHSGQILARLGESGRLQAIDQDPQAIKSAEKFADDPRFSIAHSRFSKLYEVAEQNDLIGQVDGILLDIGVSSPQLDDAARGFSFMKDGPLDMRMDPSTGRSAAQWLAEAELDDITHVIKKLGEEKFGKRIAHKILEVREHTPITTTKQLADLVDEAVPVKDKFKHPATRTFQAIRIYINSELEEIQTALQAAIKVLKPGGRLVVISFHSLEDRIVKQFIKKQSKGEAIPRGLPLTDAQINKNLTLKAVGKAIKPSADEVARNPRSRSSVLRIAQRLG comes from the coding sequence ATGACAGCGCAATTTGAACACGTATCCGTATTAATGGACGAAACCATAGATGCACTTGCAATTAAGCCAGACGGCATATACATGGATGGTACCTTTGGACGTGGCGGACATTCAGGGCAAATATTAGCGCGCTTAGGTGAAAGCGGTCGTTTGCAGGCCATTGACCAAGATCCACAAGCGATAAAGTCTGCTGAAAAGTTTGCTGATGACCCGCGTTTTTCAATTGCTCATTCTCGTTTTTCAAAGTTATACGAGGTAGCTGAGCAAAACGATCTTATTGGTCAGGTTGATGGCATTTTACTTGATATTGGTGTGTCGTCGCCGCAGCTAGATGACGCAGCGCGTGGCTTTAGCTTTATGAAAGATGGTCCGCTCGATATGAGAATGGATCCAAGTACAGGTCGCAGCGCAGCGCAGTGGTTAGCTGAGGCTGAATTAGATGACATTACTCATGTGATCAAAAAGCTAGGTGAAGAAAAATTTGGTAAGCGCATTGCGCACAAAATTTTAGAAGTGCGTGAACACACGCCAATCACTACCACTAAGCAGCTCGCTGATTTAGTCGATGAAGCCGTACCGGTGAAAGATAAGTTTAAACACCCTGCAACGCGGACTTTCCAGGCTATTCGTATTTATATCAATAGCGAATTAGAGGAAATTCAAACGGCATTACAAGCGGCGATTAAAGTTCTTAAGCCGGGTGGTCGCTTAGTGGTTATTTCGTTTCATTCTTTAGAAGATCGCATTGTTAAACAATTTATTAAAAAACAGAGTAAGGGAGAAGCGATACCCAGAGGTCTGCCTTTAACCGACGCACAAATAAATAAAAATCTGACGTTAAAAGCAGTGGGTAAAGCTATTAAACCAAGTGCTGATGAAGTGGCGCGTAATCCACGCTCTCGCAGCTCAGTGCTAAGGATCGCACAGAGGTTGGGATGA
- the ftsL gene encoding cell division protein FtsL — MSKKASYRQPNLFLEIIKGLGANKITLALLVVIFASSLSVVQVTHLSRAQLIEQDSLLQERDELDLEWRYFLVEEEFYSQHARIEEVATSQLEMKRPTSQDEQVIILQ; from the coding sequence ATGAGTAAAAAAGCGAGCTATCGCCAACCCAATTTATTTCTTGAAATAATTAAAGGCCTAGGTGCGAACAAGATCACCTTGGCCTTGTTGGTTGTGATATTCGCATCAAGCTTGAGTGTGGTGCAAGTAACTCATCTCTCTCGAGCGCAATTAATTGAGCAAGATTCGTTGCTCCAAGAGCGTGACGAATTGGATTTAGAATGGCGTTATTTTTTAGTGGAAGAAGAGTTTTATTCACAACATGCGCGCATTGAAGAAGTGGCAACGTCACAACTCGAAATGAAGCGGCCAACCAGCCAAGATGAGCAGGTAATTATATTACAATGA
- a CDS encoding peptidoglycan glycosyltransferase FtsI: MRMRGKKPVNNLIAWRFILVCAVIFLVFVTLVSRAAYLQVIEPDKARSESDKRTVRIEKLHVQRGMIFDRNGKELAVSVPVVSVYADPKALHKSLVSKVLRQARKNGEDQQTLRENVAELNKRTALYYKNDLRWRELADVLRIEPSKINTRLLDDPTRRFVYLKRQVTPAVANYIGDLRLPGIHLLDESKRYYPAGEVSAHVIGFTNIDGKGIEGIEKLYENALTGEEGRRTIRKDAQGREVEVLDERERVEPESIQLSIDQRIQAIAYKAVKSAVLTYKATSGSAMVVDVKTGEVLAMVNSPSFNPNNLSGAAPHKRRNRAITDLFEPGSTVKPLAILAGLDYGTIQPDDKVDTYPGWMRLGGSLVQDTRNHGEMTLREILKYSSNMGVTKISQTVPKEYFVGLYQKVGFGSDSGTGMVGESSGLFYPNRRWSDHEIAALSFGYNIAVSTAQMARFYAMLGAGGVNRPLTVLKQDSIPEGERVFQQEDVEAVVHMMESVFEEGGTARRVKVDGYRAAGKTGTSKKAAAGGYGDEYVGYFAGIAPASNPRLAVVVLINEPGGDVYYGGATAGPAFAEIISNSLRILNVAPDKDSVAYVKGKDDGA; this comes from the coding sequence ATGAGAATGCGAGGCAAAAAACCAGTCAATAACCTAATAGCATGGCGCTTTATTTTAGTGTGCGCGGTGATTTTTTTAGTGTTTGTGACCTTGGTATCGCGTGCTGCGTACTTGCAAGTAATTGAACCTGATAAAGCGCGCTCTGAAAGCGATAAACGTACGGTACGGATTGAAAAACTGCATGTGCAACGCGGGATGATTTTCGATCGTAACGGTAAAGAGCTTGCCGTTAGTGTGCCTGTGGTAAGCGTGTATGCGGATCCTAAAGCCCTGCATAAATCACTGGTTAGTAAAGTACTTAGGCAAGCACGCAAAAACGGTGAAGATCAGCAAACGCTTCGTGAAAATGTTGCTGAGTTAAATAAGCGTACCGCCCTGTATTATAAAAATGATTTACGCTGGCGTGAATTGGCTGATGTGTTGCGCATTGAGCCTAGTAAAATTAACACGCGATTACTTGATGATCCTACTCGTCGCTTTGTGTATTTAAAACGCCAAGTGACTCCCGCTGTGGCTAATTACATCGGTGATTTACGCCTACCTGGTATTCATTTATTGGATGAATCAAAACGTTATTACCCTGCTGGTGAAGTAAGCGCACATGTTATTGGGTTTACCAATATTGATGGTAAAGGCATTGAGGGCATAGAAAAGCTTTATGAAAACGCGTTAACCGGTGAAGAAGGTCGCCGTACCATTCGCAAAGATGCGCAAGGGCGTGAAGTTGAAGTGCTTGATGAACGCGAGCGAGTAGAGCCTGAAAGCATTCAACTAAGTATTGATCAGCGAATTCAAGCCATTGCCTATAAAGCAGTTAAATCAGCGGTATTAACTTATAAAGCGACCTCAGGTTCTGCCATGGTAGTAGATGTTAAAACCGGTGAAGTCTTGGCCATGGTCAATAGCCCATCATTTAATCCTAACAACTTAAGCGGGGCGGCTCCTCATAAACGTCGTAACCGCGCTATTACCGATTTGTTTGAACCCGGCTCAACTGTTAAGCCTCTAGCCATTTTAGCTGGATTAGACTACGGCACAATCCAACCGGATGACAAAGTTGATACCTACCCAGGCTGGATGCGCTTAGGGGGCAGCTTAGTACAAGATACCCGTAATCATGGCGAAATGACGCTGCGCGAAATTTTAAAATACTCCAGTAATATGGGAGTAACCAAAATAAGCCAAACAGTACCCAAAGAGTACTTTGTGGGCCTGTATCAAAAAGTGGGGTTTGGCAGTGATAGTGGTACTGGCATGGTAGGCGAAAGTAGTGGCTTATTTTACCCTAATCGCCGTTGGTCAGATCATGAAATTGCAGCGCTCTCGTTTGGTTACAATATTGCCGTGAGTACCGCGCAAATGGCACGTTTTTACGCCATGTTAGGGGCTGGCGGGGTTAATCGTCCGCTTACTGTACTAAAACAAGATTCTATACCTGAAGGTGAGCGTGTCTTTCAACAAGAAGATGTTGAAGCCGTTGTACACATGATGGAAAGCGTATTTGAAGAAGGCGGTACCGCACGCCGCGTTAAAGTGGATGGTTACCGCGCTGCTGGTAAAACAGGCACCTCTAAAAAAGCCGCCGCAGGGGGCTATGGTGACGAATATGTAGGTTATTTTGCGGGCATTGCTCCTGCGAGTAACCCGCGATTAGCCGTTGTGGTATTAATCAACGAGCCCGGTGGAGATGTTTATTATGGCGGCGCAACAGCAGGTCCAGCGTTTGCAGAAATAATCTCTAATTCATTAAGAATTTTAAACGTTGCCCCAGACAAAGACTCGGTGGCATACGTGAAGGGCAAAGATGATGGTGCGTGA
- the murE gene encoding UDP-N-acetylmuramoyl-L-alanyl-D-glutamate--2,6-diaminopimelate ligase: MRDLHTILKHLEIDAARLMVNELRLDSRDVKPGDVFVAIKGHQLDGGHFISKAIENGASAIIADRLCEFESDFEPLYLVSELNKKLPVLASQFYQQPSKHLDLVGVTGTNGKSTTTAMIAHLAQFCHTQAAIIGTLGYGHPDNLTPLQNTTPSAVDLQRILSDLKNEQHQLVAMEVSSHGLVQHRVDQCYFKAAVFTNLSRDHLDYHGNMQSYGDAKLMLFRDFDADHVILNQDDGQAEQWIEKYSFNSLICYGRKNLAPKNAQFVYFSDVQYSATGISAQLTTSWGDVAIKSPLFGEFNLYNLTAALATLLALGYPLTQLVAGCEYLQPVAGRMQAFTAPSMPTCVVDYAHTPDALALALQALQQHVPGGVSCVFGCGGDRDKGKRVLMAQAAEQFADKVIITSDNPRSEDPNDIINDVAAGLEHPENVHLEADRGAAIQFAIDNAKAGEVILIAGKGHEDYQIIGDTRIDFCDRQFVQQQLKKAVRGSQA, from the coding sequence GTGCGTGATTTACACACAATTTTAAAACATTTAGAAATAGATGCAGCACGTTTAATGGTAAACGAGCTGCGTTTAGATAGCCGCGATGTAAAACCAGGTGATGTGTTTGTGGCGATAAAAGGGCACCAGTTAGATGGTGGGCACTTTATTAGTAAAGCAATTGAAAATGGTGCCAGTGCAATTATTGCCGACAGACTGTGTGAATTTGAAAGTGATTTTGAGCCGCTTTATTTAGTCTCAGAGTTGAATAAGAAACTGCCTGTATTGGCGAGTCAATTTTACCAACAACCGAGCAAGCACTTAGATTTAGTTGGCGTAACGGGCACCAATGGTAAATCGACTACCACAGCAATGATTGCTCATTTAGCGCAATTTTGTCATACCCAAGCCGCTATTATTGGTACCTTAGGTTACGGCCATCCAGATAATTTAACACCACTGCAAAATACTACGCCTTCGGCAGTCGATTTACAGCGTATTTTAAGCGACTTAAAAAATGAGCAACACCAATTGGTTGCTATGGAAGTGTCATCGCATGGTTTGGTACAGCACCGTGTTGATCAATGCTATTTTAAAGCCGCAGTGTTTACTAACTTGTCGCGCGATCACTTAGATTACCATGGCAATATGCAAAGCTATGGTGATGCTAAATTAATGCTGTTTCGTGATTTTGATGCTGATCATGTCATTCTTAATCAGGATGACGGACAAGCAGAGCAATGGATTGAAAAATACAGCTTTAATAGTCTTATTTGTTATGGCCGTAAAAACTTAGCCCCTAAAAATGCACAGTTTGTGTATTTTTCAGATGTTCAGTATTCAGCAACCGGTATTTCGGCGCAATTAACTACTAGCTGGGGTGATGTTGCCATAAAATCACCGCTGTTTGGTGAATTTAACCTTTATAATCTAACGGCTGCGTTAGCAACGCTATTAGCGCTAGGCTATCCATTAACACAGTTAGTAGCAGGATGTGAGTATTTACAGCCGGTAGCCGGCAGGATGCAAGCATTTACAGCGCCAAGTATGCCTACTTGCGTTGTTGATTACGCGCATACGCCAGATGCGTTGGCTTTAGCGTTACAAGCGCTGCAGCAACATGTACCAGGTGGAGTTAGTTGTGTGTTTGGTTGTGGCGGCGACAGAGATAAAGGAAAGCGTGTACTAATGGCACAAGCTGCTGAGCAGTTTGCAGACAAAGTGATCATTACCAGTGATAACCCACGCTCTGAAGACCCTAATGACATTATTAATGATGTAGCTGCGGGATTAGAGCATCCAGAAAACGTTCATTTAGAGGCCGATCGCGGTGCCGCGATACAATTTGCTATAGATAACGCAAAAGCCGGTGAGGTTATTTTAATTGCCGGTAAAGGGCATGAAGACTATCAAATTATAGGCGATACACGCATCGATTTTTGTGACCGCCAATTTGTACAACAACAATTAAAAAAAGCAGTAAGAGGGTCTCAAGCATGA
- a CDS encoding UDP-N-acetylmuramoyl-tripeptide--D-alanyl-D-alanine ligase produces the protein MIPMDFDWLANVLATDYQGDNRKVININTDTRTLCDGEVFLALKGPNFDGHKFIEQAKQKGAIGVIVDHAVDTDIAQFVVADTRIALGTIGTAVMAQVAPKTIAITGSVGKTTVKEMCAAILSSKGDVLATKGNFNNDIGVPLTLLRLEPQHRFAVIELGANHIGEIAYTTAMTKPDVAVVCNVAAAHLEGFGSLQGVAQAKGEIYDGLKEDGIAIVNCDSDFSQYWLDKLATRNIKCFSSSEKLDIWAEDISLDAQARASFTLCTKQHSVPVKLALPGKHNISNALIAAALTSEFDVSLEDIASALATMGEVKGRVNLIEASDSLTIIDDTYNANVKSVKAAIDLLSDIQGHRILALGDMGELGEDARKYHQEVGEYALAQGIDELFTLGVLSKCASDVFGLPNRHFSNREQMLQQIQNSISKVDKKITLVVKGSRSSRMELLVTDLVNGQQQAINGVSSC, from the coding sequence ATGATCCCGATGGATTTTGATTGGCTAGCTAATGTGCTAGCAACCGATTATCAAGGTGATAATCGCAAGGTGATAAATATAAACACCGATACCCGTACTTTATGTGATGGTGAAGTGTTTTTGGCGCTTAAGGGCCCAAATTTTGATGGCCATAAATTTATTGAACAAGCAAAACAAAAAGGCGCTATAGGCGTGATTGTCGATCACGCTGTTGATACCGATATTGCTCAATTTGTAGTTGCCGATACCCGTATTGCATTAGGCACAATTGGTACAGCAGTGATGGCGCAAGTTGCACCTAAAACTATCGCTATTACTGGCAGTGTAGGTAAAACCACAGTTAAAGAAATGTGTGCCGCTATTTTATCAAGTAAAGGGGATGTATTAGCCACTAAAGGTAATTTTAACAACGACATTGGCGTACCGTTAACTTTACTCAGATTAGAGCCACAACATCGCTTTGCGGTTATTGAATTAGGCGCTAACCACATAGGTGAAATTGCGTACACCACCGCGATGACCAAACCGGATGTAGCTGTGGTATGTAATGTTGCTGCTGCCCACTTGGAAGGCTTTGGTAGCCTGCAAGGTGTGGCACAAGCAAAAGGTGAAATTTACGACGGATTAAAAGAGGATGGCATCGCCATCGTCAATTGCGATAGTGACTTTAGTCAATATTGGCTTGATAAGTTAGCAACGCGCAATATTAAATGTTTTTCGAGTAGTGAAAAGCTCGATATTTGGGCTGAAGACATCAGCCTAGATGCACAAGCTCGCGCAAGCTTTACTTTGTGCACCAAGCAACACAGTGTGCCGGTTAAGTTAGCACTGCCAGGTAAACACAATATTAGTAACGCGCTTATTGCTGCGGCGTTAACCAGTGAGTTTGACGTGTCACTTGAGGACATTGCCAGCGCGTTAGCTACCATGGGTGAAGTTAAAGGACGGGTTAACCTAATTGAAGCCAGTGATTCACTCACCATTATCGATGATACATACAATGCTAACGTAAAGTCGGTGAAAGCTGCGATTGATTTACTTAGTGATATTCAAGGTCATCGTATTTTGGCACTCGGTGATATGGGTGAACTTGGCGAAGATGCCCGTAAATATCATCAAGAAGTCGGTGAATACGCATTAGCGCAAGGCATTGATGAGTTATTTACACTCGGAGTATTAAGTAAATGTGCCAGTGATGTATTTGGGCTGCCAAATCGCCATTTCTCTAATCGTGAGCAAATGCTGCAGCAAATTCAAAACAGCATTAGCAAAGTAGATAAAAAAATTACCCTTGTCGTGAAAGGATCACGCAGTTCTCGCATGGAGCTTTTAGTAACCGATTTAGTTAATGGCCAGCAACAAGCCATCAATGGAGTATCATCATGTTAG
- the mraY gene encoding phospho-N-acetylmuramoyl-pentapeptide-transferase — translation MLVWLAEYLTQYYSGFNVFSYLTLRAILGILTALMMSLYFGPKLIRALQRMQIGQTVRDDGPQSHLSKSGTPTMGGLLILGAIFTSTLLWADLSNKYVWATLFVIGSLGIVGFIDDYRKVIRKDPKGLIAKWKYFWQSVIALVVATALYMSSTQATETSLVVPFFKDVLPQLGLFYIVITYFALVGTSNAVNLTDGLDGLAIVPTILVAAALAIIAYLTGNINFSAYLHIPHLPLASELVVVCTAIVGAGLGFLWFNTYPAQVFMGDVGSLALGGALGIIAVLVRQELLLIIMGGVFVMEALSVILQVGSYKLRGQRIFRMAPIHHHYELKGWPEPRVIVRFWIISIVLVLAGLATLKIR, via the coding sequence ATGTTAGTTTGGCTGGCTGAGTATTTAACTCAATATTATAGTGGCTTTAATGTTTTTTCGTATTTAACCCTGCGTGCCATTTTAGGTATTTTAACCGCATTGATGATGTCGTTGTATTTTGGTCCTAAGTTAATTCGTGCGCTGCAACGCATGCAAATAGGACAAACAGTACGTGATGATGGTCCGCAATCGCACCTATCTAAATCGGGTACGCCGACCATGGGTGGCTTACTTATTTTAGGGGCTATTTTTACCAGCACATTATTATGGGCAGACTTGTCTAATAAATACGTATGGGCCACTTTATTTGTAATTGGCTCATTAGGTATTGTGGGCTTTATTGATGATTACCGTAAGGTGATCCGTAAAGATCCAAAAGGACTTATTGCAAAGTGGAAATACTTTTGGCAATCGGTAATTGCACTGGTTGTAGCCACTGCGCTTTACATGAGCAGCACACAAGCAACTGAAACGTCACTGGTAGTGCCATTTTTTAAAGATGTACTGCCACAGCTGGGGCTGTTTTATATCGTGATCACCTACTTTGCGTTGGTGGGCACGTCAAACGCGGTTAATTTAACCGACGGTCTAGACGGTTTAGCCATTGTACCTACTATTTTAGTGGCTGCAGCACTGGCCATTATTGCTTACTTAACGGGTAATATTAATTTTTCGGCTTATTTGCATATTCCGCATCTACCACTGGCGAGTGAGTTGGTTGTGGTATGTACCGCTATTGTAGGGGCTGGGTTAGGTTTTTTATGGTTTAACACGTATCCGGCGCAAGTATTTATGGGCGATGTAGGCTCATTAGCACTGGGTGGTGCATTGGGGATTATTGCCGTACTTGTTCGCCAAGAGCTGTTACTGATTATTATGGGGGGCGTGTTTGTAATGGAAGCGCTATCGGTAATTTTACAAGTTGGCTCTTACAAATTACGTGGGCAACGCATTTTTAGAATGGCGCCTATTCATCACCATTACGAACTTAAAGGTTGGCCGGAGCCACGCGTTATTGTGCGCTTTTGGATAATTTCTATTGTGCTGGTACTCGCTGGCCTTGCGACATTAAAGATCCGATAA
- the murD gene encoding UDP-N-acetylmuramoyl-L-alanine--D-glutamate ligase, which translates to MQYLNEIKNKHITVLGLGVTGLGIVRFLLSQSIQPYVVDSRENPPGVDWLNQHAPQLKTHFGDLENAALSACDMIIISPGLSLKTPAVAKAMNAGVEVIGDVELFARINSKPVVAVTGSNGKSTVVTLAYEVLKTAGYKVALGGNIGTAVLDLLDGDFDVFVLELSSFQLDTTRSLKTTSATVLNISEDHLDRYDSYQSYIDSKLSIYNGAEHLVINADDKQTHPVNRTLAPQLSFGETQGNYHLAQHNNEAHFMVKDEAYLPVSALAVVGKHNYLNTLAVMALLSPFAITKAHYKTALAQFNGLAHRCQFVGEFNDVKYFNDSKATNVGATIAAIDSLAGEQQNLVVIAGGDAKGADLEVLKPYIEKHVKALICFGKDAKDLVALSAKGHLTNNMSEAVALAKQLSKSGDTVLLAPACASIDMYNNYMQRGDDFVQCVLQEQS; encoded by the coding sequence ATGCAGTATTTAAACGAGATAAAAAATAAACACATAACAGTGCTCGGACTCGGTGTAACCGGTCTGGGCATTGTGCGTTTTTTATTATCTCAATCAATACAGCCTTATGTGGTCGATAGCAGAGAGAATCCGCCAGGTGTTGATTGGCTCAATCAGCACGCACCTCAATTAAAAACGCACTTTGGTGACCTAGAAAATGCGGCGCTCAGTGCTTGCGATATGATTATTATTAGTCCCGGGCTAAGCTTAAAAACACCAGCGGTTGCGAAGGCAATGAATGCCGGTGTAGAAGTGATTGGTGATGTTGAGCTATTTGCCCGCATTAATAGCAAACCAGTCGTTGCTGTAACCGGCTCTAATGGTAAATCAACCGTAGTAACACTTGCCTACGAAGTATTAAAAACCGCAGGTTATAAGGTGGCACTCGGTGGCAACATTGGCACAGCAGTACTGGATTTACTTGACGGTGACTTTGATGTATTTGTATTGGAGCTATCAAGTTTTCAGCTTGATACCACACGCAGCCTAAAAACGACTAGTGCAACCGTGCTTAATATTTCAGAAGATCATCTCGATCGTTATGATAGTTACCAATCCTATATAGATTCAAAACTAAGTATTTATAATGGTGCTGAACACTTAGTGATTAATGCTGACGATAAGCAAACACACCCTGTGAATCGCACGTTAGCACCACAACTGAGTTTTGGTGAAACACAAGGCAATTACCACTTAGCACAGCACAATAACGAAGCGCACTTTATGGTAAAGGACGAAGCTTATTTACCAGTAAGTGCTTTAGCCGTTGTGGGTAAGCATAACTATTTAAATACCTTGGCAGTGATGGCATTACTCAGCCCATTTGCAATTACTAAGGCGCATTACAAAACCGCATTAGCTCAATTTAATGGCTTAGCGCACCGTTGTCAGTTTGTGGGTGAGTTTAATGACGTTAAATATTTTAATGATTCTAAAGCCACCAATGTAGGCGCAACAATTGCCGCTATTGATAGTTTAGCGGGTGAACAACAAAACTTAGTGGTGATTGCTGGTGGTGATGCTAAAGGTGCTGATTTAGAGGTGTTAAAGCCTTATATTGAAAAGCATGTAAAAGCGCTGATTTGTTTTGGTAAAGATGCCAAAGATTTAGTGGCACTGAGTGCTAAAGGTCATTTAACCAATAATATGTCTGAGGCTGTGGCGCTTGCAAAGCAATTAAGTAAATCGGGCGATACCGTTTTACTCGCACCTGCCTGTGCCAGCATTGATATGTATAACAATTATATGCAACGCGGCGATGATTTTGTGCAATGTGTATTGCAGGAGCAGTCATGA
- the ftsW gene encoding cell division protein FtsW: MIAFADIKEALTPKPSAQLYDVPLLYCMLMLIGVGFVMVTSASMPTADRLFGNIYHFTIRHGIFLGLSFCLFCISTQVPMSWWKKANPYLLLIGLVLLLVVLIVGREVNGSTRWIPVGPFNIQASELAKLFFFSYIAGYLVRKRSEVQENIKGFAKPIAVFAVYAALILMQPDLGTVVVMFVTTVGLLFLAGAKLWQFFALILTGIALVVGLIVLEPYRMARVVGFLEPWDDPFGKGYQLVQSLMAYSQGDWFGQGLGNSVQKLQYLPEAHTDFIFAVIAEELGFMGVLSILMVLGTLVFRALLIGQNALKNGKEYEGYLALAIGIWFAFQTMVNVGASAGILPTKGLTLPFISYGGSSLLMMTIATGILLRVDFETKMATKQATSGGAKR, translated from the coding sequence ATGATTGCTTTTGCGGATATTAAAGAGGCACTCACCCCTAAACCTTCAGCGCAGCTTTATGATGTGCCACTGCTTTATTGCATGCTAATGCTGATTGGCGTGGGCTTTGTGATGGTCACCAGTGCTTCAATGCCGACTGCCGATAGACTGTTTGGTAATATCTATCATTTTACTATCCGCCATGGCATCTTTTTAGGGCTATCGTTTTGTTTATTTTGCATTAGTACTCAAGTACCTATGTCGTGGTGGAAAAAAGCTAACCCCTACTTGTTACTTATCGGTTTAGTACTGTTATTAGTGGTACTTATTGTAGGACGTGAAGTCAATGGTTCGACCCGCTGGATACCCGTAGGACCGTTTAATATTCAAGCCTCCGAGCTCGCTAAGTTATTCTTTTTTAGTTATATCGCAGGCTACTTAGTACGTAAGCGCAGTGAAGTACAAGAAAACATAAAAGGCTTTGCTAAACCCATAGCGGTATTTGCAGTTTATGCAGCACTTATTTTAATGCAGCCCGATTTAGGGACTGTGGTAGTGATGTTTGTTACTACGGTTGGTTTGTTGTTTTTAGCCGGAGCCAAGCTTTGGCAGTTTTTTGCACTTATTTTAACCGGTATTGCGCTGGTGGTTGGGCTTATTGTGTTAGAGCCTTATCGTATGGCGCGTGTGGTTGGCTTTTTAGAACCTTGGGATGACCCTTTTGGCAAAGGCTATCAATTAGTGCAATCACTAATGGCTTACAGCCAAGGTGATTGGTTTGGCCAAGGCCTAGGAAACAGCGTACAAAAATTACAATATTTACCAGAAGCGCACACCGACTTTATTTTTGCTGTTATTGCTGAAGAGTTAGGTTTTATGGGGGTGCTGAGCATTTTAATGGTACTCGGTACTTTAGTATTTAGAGCTTTACTCATTGGCCAAAACGCGCTTAAAAACGGCAAAGAATATGAAGGCTACTTAGCCTTAGCAATTGGTATTTGGTTTGCGTTTCAAACTATGGTGAATGTGGGCGCCAGTGCCGGTATTTTACCAACCAAAGGATTAACCTTGCCGTTTATTTCTTATGGTGGCTCAAGTTTATTAATGATGACCATAGCAACCGGTATTTTATTACGTGTAGATTTTGAGACCAAGATGGCAACGAAACAAGCCACGTCAGGTGGAGCTAAGCGATGA